A genomic region of Amphiura filiformis chromosome 6, Afil_fr2py, whole genome shotgun sequence contains the following coding sequences:
- the LOC140154630 gene encoding 2-acylglycerol O-acyltransferase 2-A-like, protein MTEEVLQTPSLSHEGRRSHKVPVLGVEIAPFRIPFHRRLETFAVLQWTLTFLDAWIGLTLFTFYLLFTSYYWVSFLVYTWIIIDRWTPRQGGRRYSWPRRWRIWEHMRNYFPIELHKTADLDPNQNYIIAFHPHGILAVGAFIHFGTEATGFSKLFPGIKPSLLILRGWFFFPFIRDYVMLAGICDSSKDSVDYLLSKNGVGNAACLVIGGAREALDMEPGKHRVLLNRRKGFIRKAMEHGASLVPVYSFGESDVYDSTRTVPGSKIRKLQEFLLKCIGFTVPICHGRGIFNYTMGIIPYRRHINTVVGKPIPVGKNPNPTRTEVEDLHSIYVNALKALFDEHKTKYGISLDISLEII, encoded by the exons ATGACGGAAGAGGTGCTACAAACCCCGTCGTTAAG TCATGAAGGTAGGCGCAGTCACAAGGTGCCAGTTCTTGGTGTCGAAATCGCACCATTCCGTATCCCATTCCATCGCCGTCTGGAGACTTTCGCAGTTTTACAATGGACTCTCACGTTTTTAGATGCGTGGATTGGACTGACCTTGTTCACATTTTATCTTCTGTTCACTTCATATTACTGGGTGTCTTTTCTAGTCTACACTTGGATAATCATTGATCGTTGGACTCCAAGACAAGGTGGAAGACGCTATAGCTGGCCCCGTCGATGGAGGATTTGGGAACATATGCGGAATTACTTCCCTATTGAACTCCATAAAACAGCCGATCTAGATCCAAATCAGAATTATATAATCGCCTTTCATCCTCACGGGATCTTGGCAGTGGGTGCCTTCATACATTTTGGAACTGAAGCAACTGGTTTTAGCAAGCTATTTCCTGGAATCAAGCCCTCATTGTTGATACTGCGTGGTTGGTTCTTTTTCCCGTTCATAAGAGATTACGTAATGCTTGCAG GAATATGTGATAGCAGTAAGGACAGTGTCGATTATCTACTATCTAAAAACGGAGTTGGCAATGCAGCTTGTTTGGTGATAGGTGGTGCACGGGAAGCACTGGATATGGAGCCGGGAAAACACCGGGTTCTGCTCAATCGTCGAAAGGGATTCATTAGAAAGGCCATGGAACATGG GGCAAGCCTTGTTCCTGTGTATTCATTTGGCGAAAGTGACGTATATGATTCTACCCGCACTGTACCAGGATCGAAAATTCGGAAACTGCAAGAATTTCTCTTGAAATGTATAGGATTCACAGTGCCGATATGTCATGGTCGAGGTATCTTTAACTATACAATGGGAATTATACCATATAGGAGACATATTAACACTGTTG TTGGTAAGCCTATTCCAGTGGGCAAGAACCCTAACCCAACCAGGACAGAAGTGGAAGATTTGCATAGCATTTACGTTAATGCTTTAAAGGCACTTTTTGATGAACACAAGACCAAATATGGCATCTCGTTGGATATCTCATTAGAAATTATCTGA
- the LOC140154631 gene encoding 2-acylglycerol O-acyltransferase 2-A-like translates to MSSSPASGEGSGYKLPGLGIEIAPINVPYHQRAETFAVLLWMFTFVFFGMGSVFLSIYLLLTDYYWLSVILYAYMIYDRHTIHTGGRSWNWVGKLQFWKHMANYFPIRLHKTVDLDPEHNYMFGFHPHGLTVCGGIINFCTEATGFSQLFPGITPHLLALVGFFQYPFARELLLSIGMCASSSDSCDDLLTKSSSSTAVVIVVGGAKEMLETQPHIHMTYLSRRKGFIRKAIQHGAHLVPVYSFGENDLYDHYIMPEGSWRRWLQVKLIKVVGFPLAIFRGRGIFNYTFGFLPYRRPINTVVGRPINVKQNPCPTKEDIDETHRIYMDSLTSLFDEYKERFSLGKEEKLKII, encoded by the exons ATGTCTTCTTCCCCAGCTTCAGGAGAAGGAAG TGGATACAAATTGCCAGGACTAGGCATAGAGATTGCGCCAATCAATGTTCCATATCATCAACGTGCCGAGACATTCGCGGTGTTGCTATGGATGTTCACATTCGTCTTTTTTGGAATGGGATCTGTGTTCCTGAGCATATATCTACTATTAACTGACTATTATTGGTTATCAGTCATTCTGTATGCATATATGATTTATGATAGACATACAATACACACAGGAGGTCGATCATGGAATTGGGTTGGGAAACTACAGTTTTGGAAACACATGGCTAA TTATTTTCCTATACGTTTGCATAAAACGGTAGATTTGGACCCGGAACATAACTACATGTTCGGCTTTCATCCCCATGGTTTAACTGTCTGTGGCGGTATCATCAACTTTTGTACCGAGGCTACTGGCTTCAGTCAATTGTTCCCTGGAATAACACCACACTTGCTAGCATTGGTTGGCTTCTTCCAATATCCATTTGCCCGAGAATTGTTGCTATCAATAG GTATGTGTGCCTCAAGCAGTGACAGTTGTGATGATCTACTTACTAAAAGTTCGTCTAGCACAGCGGTCGTTATTGTCGTGGGTGGAGCTAAAGAGATGTTAGAAACACAACCCCACATCCACATGACGTACCTAAGCAGACGAAAAGGATTCATACGCAAAGCTATTCAACACGG GGCTCACCTAGTCCCAGTCTATTCTTTCGGTGAGAATGATCTATATGACCACTACATAATGCCAGAAGGCTCCTGGAGACGATGGCTTCAAGTCAAATTGATTAAGGTCGTTGGCTTTCCACTCGCCATTTTCCGTGGAAGAGGAATTTTTAATTATACTTTCGGATTCCTTCCTTACAGGAGGCCAATCAACACCGTAG TTGGACGACCAATCAATGTGAAGCAAAATCCTTGTCCAACAAAGGAAGACATTGACGAGACTCATAGGATATACATGGATTCACTGACATCATTGTTTGACGAATACAAGGAAAGGTTCAGTCTTGGAAAAGAAGAGaaactcaaaattatttaa
- the LOC140154633 gene encoding trace amine-associated receptor 8b-like: MSLPSAIAAVLNRWPFGEFLCLLNVLLGGMLFYTVFWSLLAVSVERYIAISKPLRYSQILTPTRGILIVTLIWISSFIYELFVCISNDFIVYYDYATDMCWTLSTTSNGLGIITSLVFCMIIPFLIIVIIYSKILRIARRQAAQIAATMVIPGGKSATVAKKDTKAAITFIIITAGFATGSIPVILIGFYESLTGFRLPEYAQFLAQLLALSNSWWNGVIYSVRNRVFRNTALDVFSKFRKQFSKFKIKQPAAVDSC; encoded by the coding sequence ATGTCGTTACCTTCTGCCATCGCTGCTGTGTTAAACAGATGGCCTTTTGGGGAATTCTTGTGTTTGCTGAACGTATTGCTGGGCGGGATGCTCTTTTACACAGTGTTCTGGTCGCTTTTGGCCGTTTCGGTTGAAAGGTACATCGCAATATCCAAACCTTTGCGTTATTCACAAATACTCACTCCAACTCGCGGCATACTCATTGTTACTCTCATATGGATTTCATCTTTTATATATGAACTATTTGTATGCATTTCTAACGATTTTATTGTTTATTATGATTACGCAACGGACATGTGCTGGACATTATCTACAACCAGCAATGGATTGGGAATAATAACCTCTCTGGTATTTTGCATGATTATACCATTTCTTATCATAGTCATTATCTACAGCAAAATCCTAAGAATAGCTCGACGTCAAGCAGCTCAAATTGCAGCTACAATGGTTATTCCAGGAGGGAAATCGGCAACTGTAGCGAAAAAAGACACGAAAGCTGCCATAACGTTTATCATTATAACGGCAGGATTTGCAACCGGAAGTATTCCGGTGATTTTAATCGGTTTTTATGAATCGTTAACGGGTTTCCGTTTGCCCGAATATGCGCAATTTCTGGCACAGTTGTTAGCTTTATCAAATAGCTGGTGGAATGGTGTTATCTATTCCGTTCGTAATAGGGTATTTAGAAATACAGCTCTGGATGTTTTCAGCAAGTTTCGCAAGCAATTTAGCAAATTTAAGATCAAACAGCCTGCAGCTGTTGACAGCTGTTGA
- the LOC140154290 gene encoding diacylglycerol O-acyltransferase 2-like, which translates to MNFCTEATGFSTKFPGIKPYLLGLNGFFKFPIVSDVIMLSGLCAASRESFDWILGKTGPGSAVVIVAGGGVEVLEAIPKHYALYLSRRKGFIRKALQHGAHLVPVYSFGETDVYDQHPYEEDGLIRWLQVRVNKIVGYPPAMFHGRGVFNYNAGILPYRRSIDTVVGEPIPVERNSDPSAEDINQLHEKYVKALVALFDEHKTEFGVDENQQLRII; encoded by the exons ATGAATTTCTGTACGGAGGCAACAGGTTTCAGTACTAAATTTCCGGGAATCAAGCCTTATTTACTTGGTTTGAACGGCTTCTTTAAGTTTCCTATTGTCAGTGATGTCATCATGTTAAGTG GTTTGTGCGCAGCAAGTCGAGAGAGCTTTGATTGGATATTGGGTAAGACAGGTCCAGGCAGTGCTGTGGTCATTGTCGCCGGTGGTGGTGTGGAAGTCCTCGAAGCTATTCCTAAACATTATGCACTTTATCTAAGCAGACGAAAAGGTTTCATTCGCAAAGCCTTGCAGCATGG AGCACATCTTGTGCCAGTGTACTCATTTGGAGAAACTGATGTTTATGACCAGCATCCGTACGAAGAAGATGGCTTGATCCGATGGCTTCAGGTTCGCGTCAACAAAATAGTCGGCTACCCACCTGCAATGTTTCATGGTCGAGGTGTGTTCAATTACAACGCTGGGATTTTACCTTATAGACGAAGTATAGATACTGTTG TTGGAGAACCAATTCCAGTGGAAAGAAATTCTGACCCATCCGCAGAAGATATTAACCAACTTCATGAGAAATATGTGAAAGCACTGGTGGCGCTCTTTGATGAACATAAAACCGAATTCGGTGTTGATGAGAACCAGCAGTTGCGAATAATATGA